One genomic segment of Hordeum vulgare subsp. vulgare chromosome 2H, MorexV3_pseudomolecules_assembly, whole genome shotgun sequence includes these proteins:
- the LOC123430789 gene encoding indolin-2-one monooxygenase-like, which produces MAGEAAIHGVATSAQALLLLFLVPLVLLLVRVNRWSRRSMQRLNLPLPLSPPRALPVIGHLHLVGPLPHVSFRDLANKHGRDLMLLRLGAVNTVVVSSPRAAAAVLRTHDHALASRSHSAVADIIFYKRTDVAFAPYGEPWRQARKVVTTHMLSARKVNSFRHDREEEARIAVAKIRAAAATAVPVDMSELLGSYANDVVCRAVLGRNHRDDGRNKLLRQLIDINMSLLGGFNVEDYFPSLAVADVFTGMVVCPRARRVRKRWDELLDKLIDEHGRQREQDDASADFIHVLLAQQEEYGLTTDNVKAILLDMFEAGTETTYLVLEFAMSELMNHRHVMAKLQAEVRRRRAPAAAVGKDDEGESQQDVVREEELGDMPYLRATVKETLRLHPPVPLLLPYLSIADCEVDGYAIPAGTRLMVNAWALARDPASWEAPDEFAPERFLHGGSAAAVDSKGKDFEFLPFGSGRRICPGINFANSAVEMMLANLVYHFDWELPAWTKAVDMTEVFSLSIRRKEKLLLIPTPRPRREE; this is translated from the exons ATGGCTGGTGAAGCAGCAATCCATGGCGTAGCCACATCTGCCCAAGCATTGCTTCTTCTGTTCCTCGTCCCACTCGTTCTACTGCTCGTCCGTGTGAACAGATGGAGCCGGAGAAGCATGCAGCGGCTGAACCTGCCGCTCCCACTTTCCCCTCCCCGCGCGCTCCCTGTGATCGGGCACCTCCACCTCGTCGGCCCCCTCCCGCATGTCTCCTTCCGCGATCTCGCCAATAAGCACGGCCGGGACCTCATGCTCCTCCGTCTTGGCGCGGTGAACACGGTGGTCGTGTCCTCGCCGCGCGCGGCCGCGGCCGTCCTGCGCACGCACGACCACGCGCTGGCATCAAGGTCGCACTCTGCCGTCGCCGACATCATCTTCTACAAGCGGACTGACGTCGCGTTCGCGCCCTATGGCGAGCCCTGGAGACAGGCCAGGAAGGTGGTCACCACGCACATGCTCAGCGCCAGGAAGGTGAACTCGTTCCGCCACGACCGCGAGGAGGAGGCGCGCATAGCCGTGGCCAAGATTCGCGCCGCGGCGGCGACCGCGGTACCGGTGGACATGAGCGAGCTCCTGGGCTCGTACGCGAACGACGTGGTGTGCCGGGCGGTGCTCGGGAGAAACCACCGCGACGATGGCAGGAACAAGCTGCTCCGCCAGCTGATCGACATCAACATGTCGCTGCTGGGAGGGTTCAACGTCGAGGACTACTTCCCGAGCTTGGCAGTGGCAGACGTGTTCACCGGCATGGTGGTGTGCCCCAGGGCTAGGAGGGTCCGCAAGAGATGGGACGAGCTGCTGGACAAGCTCATCGACGAGCACGGGCGCCAGCGCGAGCAGGACGATGCCAGCGCAGACTTCATACACGTCTTGCTCGCTCAGCAGGAAGAGTACGGCCTTACGACCGACAACGTCAAGGCGATCTTACTA GACATGTTTGAAGCGGGGACAGAGACGACATATCTGGTGCTGGAGTTCGCGATGTCAGAGCTGATGAACCACCGGCACGTCATGGCCAAGCTGCAagctgaggtgaggaggaggcgtGCGCCGGCGGCGGCCGTAGGCAAGGACGACGAAGGAGAATCACAACAAGACGTGGTCAGAGAGGAGGAGCTCGGAGACATGCCCTACCTGAGGGCCACCGTGAAGGAGACGCTCAGGCTGCACCCGCCGGTGCCGCTGCTCCTCCCCTACCTCTCGATCGCTGACTGCGAGGTCGACGGCTACGCGATCCCTGCCGGGACGCGGCTCATGGTCAACGCGTGGGCCCTCGCGAGGGACCCCGCGTCCTGGGAGGCGCCGGACGAGTTCGCGCCGGAGAGGTTCCTACACGGGGGCAGCGCGGCGGCGGTCGACAGCAAGGGGAAGGACTTCGAGTTTCTGCCGTTCGGGTCCGGGCGGAGGATCTGCCCCGGCATAAACTTCGCGAACTCTGCGGTGGAGATGATGCTGGCGAACCTCGTGTACCATTTCGACTGGGAGCTGCCGGCGTGGACGAAGGCGGTCGACATGACTGAGGTGTTCAGCTTGTCGATCCGCCGTAAGGAGAAGCTCCtccttattccaactccaagacctCGCCGCGAGGAGTGA